A genomic segment from Mus caroli chromosome 17, CAROLI_EIJ_v1.1, whole genome shotgun sequence encodes:
- the LOC110283646 gene encoding H-2 class II histocompatibility antigen, E-D beta chain — translation MVWLPRVPCVAAVILLLTVLSPPVALVRDTRPRFLEYSTSECHFYNGTQRVRFLERFIYNQEENLRFDSDVGEYRAVTELGRPDAENWNSQPEILEQRRAAVDTYCRHNYEISDNFLVPRRVEPTVTVYPTKTQPLEHHNLLVCSVSDFYPGNIEVRWFRNGKEEKTGIVSTGLIRNGDWTFQTLVMLETVPQAGEVYTCQVEHPSLTDPATVEWKAQSTSAQNKMLSGVGGFVLGLLFLGAGLFIYFRNQKGQSGLQPTGLLS, via the exons ATGGTGTGGCTCCCCAGAGTTCCCTGTGTGGCAGCTGTGATCCTGTTGCTGACAGTGCTGAGCCCTCCAGTGGCTTTGGTCAGAGACACCAGAC CACGGTTTTTGGAATACTCTACATCTGAGTGTCATTTCTACAACGGGACGCAGCGCGTGCGGTTTCTGGAAAGATTCATCTACAACCAGGAGGAGAACTTGCGCTTCGACAGCGACGTGGGCGAGTACCGCGCGGTGACCGAGCTGGGGCGGCCAGACGCCGAGAACTGGAACAGCCAGCCGGAGATCCTGGAGCAAAGGCGGGCCGCGGTGGACACGTACTGCAGACACAACTATGAGATCTCCGATAACTTCCTTGTGCCGCGGAGAG tTGAGCCTACAGTGACTGTGTACCCTACAAAGACGCAGCCCCTGGAACACCACAACCTTCTGGTCTGCTCTGTGAGTGACTTCTACCCTGGCAACATTGAAGTTAGATGGTTCCGGAATGGCAAGGAGGAGAAAACAGGAATTGTGTCCACGGGCCTGATCCGAAATGGAGACTGGACCTTCCAGACGCTGGTGATGCTGGAGACGGTTCCTCAGGCTGGAGAGGTTTACACCTGCCAGGTGGAGCATCCCAGCCTGACCGACCCTGCCACGGTCGAGTGGA AAGCACAGTCCACATCTGCACAGAACAAGATGTTGAGTGGAGTTGGGGGCTTCGTGCTGGGCCTGCTCTTCCTGGGAGCAGGGCTGTTCATCTACTTCAGGAATCAGAAAG GACAGTCTGGACTTCAGCCAACAG GACTCCTGAGCTGA